A window of Lepidochelys kempii isolate rLepKem1 chromosome 1, rLepKem1.hap2, whole genome shotgun sequence contains these coding sequences:
- the LSM8 gene encoding LSM8 homolog, U6 small nuclear RNA associated isoform X2, which translates to MTSALENYINRTVAVITSDGRMIVGTLKGFDQTINLILDESHERVFSSSQGVEQVVLGLYIVRGDNVFRTDSNSKPASTLT; encoded by the exons ATGACTTCCGCGCTGGAGAACTACATCAACC GTACTGTTGCAGTAATTACTTCTGATGGAAGAATGATTGTG GGAACCCTCAAAGGTTTTGATCAGACCATCAACTTGATTTTGGATGAAAGCCATGAACGAGTGTTCAGTTCTTCACAAGGAGTTGAACAAGTAGTATTGGGATTGTACATTGTTCGAGGAGATAATGT GTTCAGAACAGACAGTAACAGCAAACCTGCCTCAACCTTGACATAG